In Pseudomonas poae, a single genomic region encodes these proteins:
- a CDS encoding ribbon-helix-helix protein, CopG family, whose amino-acid sequence MATTAKTRSVTAHVPVQLAEKVDLMAERLERSKNWIVKQALAAWIDQEEERSRLTREALADVDAGRVIDHQAVQAWAESLSTDTPLPVPR is encoded by the coding sequence ATGGCAACCACCGCGAAAACCCGATCCGTCACGGCTCACGTCCCTGTGCAACTGGCCGAAAAGGTCGATTTGATGGCTGAGCGCCTGGAACGCTCCAAGAACTGGATCGTCAAGCAGGCTCTGGCCGCCTGGATAGACCAGGAAGAAGAACGTAGTCGCCTGACCCGTGAGGCATTGGCCGATGTGGATGCTGGTCGCGTGATCGATCATCAAGCTGTCCAGGCCTGGGCTGAAAGCCTCAGCACTGACACTCCGTTGCCGGTACCGCGCTGA
- a CDS encoding type II toxin-antitoxin system RelE/ParE family toxin, protein MELKWTSKALSDISRLYEFLASVNQPAAARTVQQLTAAPSTLLANPRIGERLEEFDPRDVRRIQIGHYEMRYEIVDSTIYLLRLWHTREDR, encoded by the coding sequence ATGGAGTTGAAGTGGACAAGCAAGGCGCTTTCCGACATTTCCCGGTTGTATGAGTTTCTGGCGTCGGTGAATCAGCCTGCCGCCGCACGAACAGTGCAGCAACTCACAGCCGCACCTTCCACGCTGCTGGCCAACCCGCGCATTGGCGAACGCCTGGAAGAATTCGATCCACGGGATGTGCGCCGAATTCAGATCGGCCATTACGAGATGCGTTACGAGATAGTGGATTCCACTATCTACCTACTGCGCCTGTGGCACACCCGCGAAGACCGATAG
- a CDS encoding EAL domain-containing protein — protein sequence MSARYRAAVDAAAIFSETDKSGIITYVNEQFCDISGYSAQELIGQNHRILNSGQHPPEFFIDMWKKVSRGQVWKGEICNRKKDGSLYWVESTIVPMYDDASQRVQKYVSIRFDVTEKRKFLETLQWQAEHDELTDLPNRFLLSKALDQAIVKAKSQPSTVAVGVLDLDGFKQINDRYGHEIGDRLLVAVADRLKHRMRIEDTVARLGGDEFVLILGVRDPKVLESALQRLLAALSAVYIIDGIGINISASIGVTLYPNDNENADTLLRHADQAMYKAKQSGRNCFHLFDVSKDKMDKSAFDTVIRVRQALHDGELCLHYQPKISLSSGAVIGFEALLRWQHPRDGLILPQYFIPLIEQSDLIVEIGEWVIDQALSQIEQWADLGHSWSVSVNIAALHLKKENFVKSLKFLLDSHPNVLPQMLDIEITESVVIENLPHVTQCLIACQDLGVTFSLDDFGTGYSSLSYLKQLPTQSIKIDKSFIRDILIDKDSLGLTKAIIGLAKSFNREVIAEGVETVEHEVLLMNLGCDVAQGYGIAKPMPVEKVLSWVAKFVPAHLSRGVIDKPHRPRTDCVVAT from the coding sequence ATGAGTGCAAGATACCGTGCAGCGGTGGATGCGGCAGCTATTTTCTCGGAAACCGATAAATCCGGAATAATCACCTATGTCAATGAACAGTTCTGTGATATTTCTGGCTATAGCGCACAGGAGTTGATTGGGCAAAACCACCGCATACTAAACTCAGGGCAGCATCCCCCTGAGTTCTTTATTGATATGTGGAAAAAAGTTTCACGTGGGCAGGTATGGAAAGGTGAAATTTGCAACCGTAAAAAGGATGGCAGCCTGTATTGGGTAGAGAGCACCATTGTACCCATGTACGATGATGCCAGCCAGCGGGTGCAGAAATACGTTTCCATTCGTTTCGATGTGACCGAAAAGCGGAAGTTTCTGGAAACCTTGCAATGGCAGGCTGAGCACGACGAGCTGACGGATCTTCCAAATCGTTTTTTGCTGTCCAAAGCGCTTGATCAGGCTATTGTCAAAGCAAAGAGCCAGCCCAGCACGGTTGCCGTGGGCGTGCTTGATCTCGATGGGTTTAAGCAGATTAACGACCGCTATGGCCACGAGATAGGTGATCGTCTGTTAGTGGCGGTGGCTGATCGCCTGAAACATCGTATGCGTATCGAAGATACCGTAGCCCGTTTGGGAGGCGATGAGTTCGTGCTGATTTTGGGTGTGCGGGATCCCAAGGTGTTGGAAAGCGCCCTGCAGAGGCTTTTAGCTGCCCTTTCCGCCGTCTACATCATCGATGGCATAGGCATTAATATTTCCGCCAGTATCGGTGTGACGCTCTATCCAAACGATAATGAGAATGCCGATACACTGCTACGTCATGCCGATCAGGCTATGTATAAGGCCAAACAAAGTGGCCGTAACTGTTTCCATTTGTTTGATGTATCAAAAGATAAGATGGATAAATCAGCTTTTGATACCGTAATACGGGTTCGCCAAGCGTTACATGATGGTGAGTTATGCTTGCATTATCAACCAAAAATAAGTTTGAGCAGTGGGGCAGTGATTGGTTTTGAAGCACTATTGCGTTGGCAGCATCCGCGAGATGGACTTATATTACCGCAGTATTTTATACCGTTGATTGAGCAGAGCGATCTGATCGTGGAGATCGGCGAGTGGGTCATAGATCAGGCGCTCAGTCAAATAGAACAATGGGCGGACTTGGGTCATTCGTGGTCTGTGAGTGTAAACATTGCAGCATTACATTTGAAAAAAGAAAACTTTGTAAAGTCCCTAAAGTTTTTGCTGGACAGCCACCCTAATGTTTTGCCGCAGATGTTGGATATTGAGATTACCGAATCAGTGGTGATAGAAAACTTACCACATGTCACTCAGTGCCTCATTGCTTGCCAGGATCTGGGTGTGACATTTTCGTTGGACGACTTTGGAACCGGGTATTCATCGCTGAGCTACCTTAAACAACTGCCCACGCAGTCAATCAAGATAGACAAATCTTTTATACGCGACATACTCATCGATAAAGACAGCTTGGGGCTGACTAAGGCGATCATCGGCCTAGCGAAATCGTTTAACCGCGAGGTTATTGCTGAAGGGGTGGAAACGGTTGAGCACGAAGTGTTGCTGATGAACCTAGGTTGTGATGTAGCGCAAGGCTATGGTATTGCGAAACCCATGCCGGTAGAAAAAGTGCTATCTTGGGTGGCGAAGTTTGTCCCTGCTCATTTATCTAGAGGGGTAATAGATAAACCGCACCGTCCACGAACTGATTGCGTCGTCGCAACCTAG
- a CDS encoding PAS domain S-box protein has product MRSNLPVTTVEQIFPVQQRLISATDTNGNISYVNDEFMRISGYSREELLGSPHNLVRHPDMPPAVFGLMWGYLKAGKSWMGIIKNRCKNGDFYWVSAYVTPILEDGRLTGYESVRVKPTREQIDRAQKLYDRLRAGKNSIPQNRHYAAFMRRMVLPATAAALAIGAASVLPSLAAQAVTAVLFLVTGWWSYTRLEHQLSHIMKCAPDAFSDPISAITYSDMYGPSAQLEMILISEDARLKTALTRLSDLASQVAEAAAHSSLLSNQTENALLEQRAETDMTAAAMTEMAASINEVAGHVQKTAMEAQAANELAEQGDKVAGTSREAIQLLASTVTNISTAVDYLANETQQIMAAAGVIQAIADQTNLLALNAAIEAARAGEQGRGFAVVADEVRALAAKTRVSTQQIQNVIETLKKGADEAVSIAKLGIREADHGVQQVIEAQCALQGIRDAVERISGMSQQMAAASEEQASVAEDIARQINNVAGTVERTAKNANSAVIRGRELESTSRGLNSLVERFNR; this is encoded by the coding sequence TTGCGCTCGAACCTGCCTGTCACAACCGTTGAACAAATATTTCCAGTCCAGCAGCGATTGATCTCTGCTACGGATACGAATGGGAATATTTCCTATGTGAATGACGAGTTTATGAGAATAAGTGGCTATTCTCGTGAAGAGTTGTTGGGCAGTCCGCACAATTTGGTTCGTCATCCCGACATGCCTCCAGCTGTTTTCGGGCTGATGTGGGGCTATCTGAAGGCTGGCAAAAGCTGGATGGGTATCATCAAGAATCGCTGCAAGAATGGTGACTTCTATTGGGTCAGTGCGTATGTGACACCTATTCTCGAAGATGGCCGCTTAACAGGCTACGAGTCCGTTAGAGTCAAGCCGACTCGGGAGCAAATTGATCGCGCACAAAAGCTGTATGACCGGTTGCGTGCAGGTAAAAATTCCATTCCCCAAAATCGTCATTATGCGGCATTCATGAGGAGGATGGTCTTACCTGCAACTGCGGCTGCGTTGGCAATAGGTGCGGCTAGCGTGCTGCCAAGCCTGGCAGCACAAGCGGTAACTGCCGTGCTCTTTCTCGTTACAGGATGGTGGTCCTATACGCGGCTGGAACATCAGTTGAGTCATATCATGAAATGCGCCCCTGACGCTTTTTCAGATCCGATTAGCGCCATCACTTACAGCGATATGTATGGCCCTTCAGCGCAGTTGGAAATGATATTGATTAGTGAGGATGCACGCCTTAAAACCGCACTGACTCGGCTAAGCGATCTGGCCAGCCAAGTGGCTGAAGCCGCTGCGCATTCCTCCTTACTCTCGAACCAAACTGAAAATGCCTTGCTGGAGCAGCGAGCGGAAACGGACATGACGGCAGCCGCCATGACGGAGATGGCGGCCTCAATCAACGAAGTGGCAGGGCATGTTCAAAAAACCGCCATGGAAGCGCAAGCAGCAAATGAACTGGCTGAACAAGGTGATAAAGTCGCCGGTACTTCCCGTGAGGCCATTCAGTTGCTGGCCAGTACCGTCACAAATATCAGCACTGCTGTGGATTACCTTGCCAATGAAACCCAGCAAATTATGGCTGCTGCGGGGGTGATTCAAGCCATTGCTGATCAAACCAACCTACTCGCTCTCAACGCTGCAATTGAAGCGGCTAGGGCTGGTGAGCAGGGTCGAGGTTTTGCGGTAGTAGCTGATGAAGTCCGGGCCTTGGCTGCTAAAACCCGCGTATCGACTCAACAAATTCAAAACGTCATTGAAACCCTTAAAAAAGGCGCAGATGAGGCTGTGAGCATTGCCAAACTCGGTATTCGCGAGGCCGACCACGGTGTACAGCAAGTTATAGAGGCGCAGTGTGCTCTCCAAGGCATTCGCGATGCTGTTGAACGGATCAGTGGTATGAGCCAGCAAATGGCAGCCGCTTCAGAAGAGCAGGCTAGTGTCGCTGAAGATATTGCTCGGCAGATTAATAACGTAGCGGGAACGGTTGAGAGAACAGCGAAGAATGCTAACTCCGCCGTGATTCGTGGCCGGGAACTTGAAAGTACATCCCGTGGTTTAAACTCGTTGGTTGAACGGTTCAACAGGTAG
- a CDS encoding cation transporter yields the protein MLPKPQSSGLVERWHHSHVFDEGNPLAERNTRWAVFLTAAMMLVEIVGGWLYNSMALLADGWHMSSHALALGLSVLAYSAARRFAHDARFAFGTWKIEVLGGYTSAIFLIGVAGLMLYQSVERLISPTPIHYDQTIAIAGVGLLVNLACAWLLKDGHAHHHEHGHHHEHGGHDHHHDLNLRSAYLHVVADAATSVLAILALIGGKFWGASWLDPVMGIVGAGLVAIWASGLLRDTGRVLLDAEMDVPVIAEIREVIEASPIRATITDLHVWRVGKGKYACILSLAVMDAAEPDYFRQQLSIHEELVHITVEVNQRRWQVSA from the coding sequence TTGCTCCCCAAACCCCAATCTTCCGGCCTTGTTGAGCGCTGGCACCACTCTCATGTCTTCGATGAGGGTAATCCGCTGGCCGAAAGAAATACCCGCTGGGCCGTGTTTCTGACAGCAGCGATGATGCTTGTCGAGATAGTCGGCGGCTGGTTGTACAATTCGATGGCGCTCTTGGCCGATGGCTGGCACATGAGCTCACACGCTTTGGCTCTCGGCCTATCGGTGCTGGCTTATTCAGCAGCCCGGCGCTTCGCCCACGATGCGCGATTCGCCTTTGGCACATGGAAGATCGAGGTGCTGGGCGGCTACACCAGTGCAATCTTCCTCATTGGTGTTGCCGGGTTAATGCTCTACCAGTCGGTTGAGCGGCTGATCTCACCGACACCGATCCACTACGATCAAACCATCGCGATTGCTGGGGTCGGTCTGCTGGTCAACCTTGCCTGTGCGTGGCTACTTAAGGATGGCCATGCCCACCACCACGAACACGGCCATCACCATGAGCATGGCGGTCATGACCATCATCACGACCTAAATCTGCGTTCCGCCTATTTGCACGTAGTGGCCGACGCCGCGACGTCGGTGCTCGCCATCCTGGCGCTGATAGGGGGTAAATTCTGGGGCGCGAGTTGGCTCGACCCGGTGATGGGGATCGTCGGCGCCGGGCTGGTCGCGATCTGGGCCTCTGGATTGCTGCGTGACACCGGGCGCGTACTGCTCGATGCCGAGATGGATGTCCCGGTGATCGCGGAAATCCGGGAGGTCATCGAGGCCAGCCCCATCCGGGCTACCATCACCGACCTACACGTCTGGCGTGTGGGCAAGGGGAAGTACGCCTGCATCCTTTCGCTCGCCGTCATGGATGCCGCCGAGCCGGATTACTTCCGGCAACAGCTGAGTATTCATGAAGAGCTGGTGCATATCACAGTCGAGGTGAACCAGCGTAGATGGCAAGTAAGCGCGTGA